In Aspergillus fumigatus Af293 chromosome 2, whole genome shotgun sequence, a genomic segment contains:
- a CDS encoding intradiol ring-cleavage dioxygenase, with the protein MATHRFDPNFTDNVINAMGPKTNPRFRKVMASLIRHVHDFARENELTVDEWMAGVKLLNWAGQMSDDKRNEGQLVCDVIGLESLVDEITFKLADEAADAPTATAILGPFFRADTPYRNNGDNIVKDVPDGEMVFMHGRVIDFQTKKPLVGATVEVWQASTNGLYEQQDPNQEEFNLRGKFKTDADGRYYFYCLRPTPYPVPNDGPAGKLLELMDRHPFRPAHIHIIATHDGYKPLTTQIFDRQDKYLTNDSVFAVKDSLIVDFVPRKDDPQAGLELEYDVKLVADQA; encoded by the exons ATGGCTACTCATCGATTTGACCCCAACTTTACCGATAATGTCATCAACGCGATGGGTCCCAAGACCAATCCGCGCTTCCGGAAGGTCATGGCCAGCCTAATCCGCCATGTGCATGACTTTGCGCGCGAGAACGAACTTACCGTCGACGAGTGGATGGCCGGCGTCAAGCTGCTTAACTGGGCCGGCCAGATGAGCGATGACAAGCGCAACGAAGGTCAACTTGTCTGTGACGTGATCGGGCTCGAGTC GCTTGTCGACGAAATCACCTTCAAGCTTGCTGATGAGGCCGCCGACGCACCCACCGCGACCGCCATCCTCGGCCCCTTCTTCCGCGCTGATACCCCCTACCGCAACAACGGCGACAATATCGTCAAGGACGTGCCGGACGGCGAGATGGTGTTCATGCACGGCCGGGTGATCGATTTCCAGACCAAGAAGCCGCTCGTTGGAGCGACGGTGGAGGTGTGGCAGGCGTCCACGAACGGGCTGTATGAGCAGCAGGATCCGAACCAGGAGGAGTTTAACTTGCGGGGGAAGTTCAAGACGGATGCTGACGGGCGGTACTACTTTTACTGCCTGCGTCCGACGCCGTATCCTGTTCCGAATGATG GTCCCGCCGGGAAGTTACTCGAGCTCATGGACCGACACCCCTTCCGCCCTGCCCATATCCACATCATT GCTACGCACGATGGCTACAAGCCCCTCACCACGCAGATCTTCGACCGCCAGGACAAGTACCTAACAAACGACTCAGTATTTGCCGTCAAGGACTCGCTGATCGTGGACTTTGTGCCGCGCAAGGATGACCCGCAGGCTGGACTTGAGCTTGAATACGACGTCAAGCTGGTGGCGGACCAGGCGTAG
- a CDS encoding aldo/keto reductase family protein has protein sequence MAPPSLQSTYKMVSGYEIPVVGFGSSFRIETPCLTCRWQCRPPEITEKATLKALETGYRHIDSAKYYANEKECAVAMKKSGIDRSKIFFTTKVPASSMSYEKAKEAIEQSVAATDLGYIDLILLHAPYGGKEGRLGAWRALVEAQKAGHVRSIGVSNYGIHHLEELEEYINSGVGGEISVGQYEIHPWCAREDIVAWLKKRNVVIEAYSPLVQAQRLDEPVLQNLAKKHNKTGAQILIRWSLQKGYVPLPKSVTDSRIVENTQVFDFELSGEDMESLNTGIYAPVCWDPAKDVPL, from the exons ATGGCGCCCCCATCTCTTCAGTCGACCTACAAAATGGTCTCAGGATATGAAATCCCGGTTGTTGGGTTCGGT TCATCATTCAGGATTGAAACTCCATGCCTAACCTGTAGATGGCAATGCAGGCCACCCGAAATCACCGAGAAGGCCACTCTCAAGGCCCTGGAAACTGGATACCGCCAT ATTGACAGCGCGAAATACTATGCGAATGAGAAAGAATGTGCGGTAGCTATGAAAAAGTCTGGAATTGACCGTTCCAAGATCTTTTTCACCACCAAGGTTCCCGCGTCTTCCATGTCCTAtgaaaaggccaaggaagccatTGAGCAAAGTGTCGCTGCTACTGATCTTGGTTACATCGATCT AATTCTGCTGCACGCGCCCTACGGTGGAAAGGAGGGCCGTCTTGGTGCCTGGCGCGCCCTCGTGGAGGCTCAGAAGGCAGGCCACGTTCGTTCCATTGGTGTCTCCAACTATGGCATTCACCatctggaggagttggaggagtACATTAACAGCGGTGTTGGAGGCGAGATTTCTGTTGGCCAGTATGAGATTCATCCCTGGTGTGCGCGAGAGGACATCGTtgcctggctgaagaagcgcAACGTTGTCATTGAAGCCTATTCTCCTCTTGTTCAAGCTCAGCGCCTGGACGAGCCTGTGTTACAGAACTTGGCCAAGAAGCACAACAAGACAGGAGCTCAAATACTGATCCGGTGGAGTCTGCAGAAG GGGTACGTTCCTCTTCCGAAGTCTGTAACCGATTCCCGTATAGTTGAGAATACGCAAGTCTTTGACTTTGAATTGTCTGGCGAAGACATGGAGAGTCTGAACACCGGCATTTATGCTCCTGTTTGCTGGGATCCTGCTAAGGATGTTCCACTGTAG
- a CDS encoding putative translation factor pelota, translating to MRLIKNKIEHGGSGTVTLCPEEPEDMWHAYNLIRPGDLLRASAIRRVTTTHDTGTTTSSRVHLTLEIRVKSLDFDPQSSQLHVGGTIVNETPHTKVGQHHTLDLELNRNFTLEKEIGANGEGVGWDSIAVQMLQDAVDESGKRRAEAVAVVMQEGLAHICFIGQFQTVLKQKVEMSVPRKRQGGGGGDHDKGMSKFYQVTLDTLLRQMEFNTSATSLTSNEPVKPVLLASPGFVAAGFQKYIQSVASTTTPALKRLLPSIVVVHSASGYLHSLAEVLQSPAVKTILADTKYARETKLMDDFLGHLRKETNKAIYGPREVEAAVDQGAVGRGGGVLIISNRLFRSQDVAERKRWVSLVDRVRDVEGGEVRVLSSDHESGRRLDGLGGVAALCTFPVVEEDFESDEEPAEAS from the exons ATGCGTCTAATAAAGAACAAGATAGAGCACGGTGGCTCAGGCACCGTCACTCTATGTCCTGAAGAGCCAGAGGATATG TGGCACGCCTACAACCTGATCAGACCTGGTGACCTCCTTCGCGCAAGCGCAATCCGTCGCGTCACAACGACACACGACACCGGTACAACAACTTCATCCCGGGTCCACTTAACGCTCGAAATCCGCGTGAAAAGTTTAGATTTCGACCCTCAGAGCTCCCAACTGCATGTCGGAGGAACAATTGTGAACGAGACACCGCACACCAAAGTCGGACAACATCATACATTGGATTTGGAGCTGAATCGCAATTTCACCTTGGAGAAAGAGATCGGTGCGAATGGGGAAGGAGTTGGGTGGGACAGTATTGCTGTACAGATGCTCCAGGATGCCGTTGACGAGAGCGGCAAACGGAGGGCGGAAGCGGTTGCTGTTGTGATGCAGGAGGGACTGGCCCACATTTGCTTCATTGGGCAATTCCAAACCGTCTTGAAGCAGAAGGTCGAGATGTCGGTTCCGCGAAAACGAcaaggcggcggaggcggggATCATGATAAG GGAATGTCAAAATTCTACCAGGTAACATTGGACACACTTCTCCGACAGATGGAGTTTAACACCAGCGCTACTTCTCTCACGAGCAACGAGCCCGTCAAGCCCGTTCTTCTTGCGTCGCCTGGCTTTGTCGCTGCCGGATTCCAGAAATACATACAGTCTGTTGCCTCGACGACTACACCTGCCCTCAAACGACTCTTGCCGAGTATTGTCGTCGTTCACTCAGCCTCGGGCTATTTGCATTCTCTCGCGGAGGTTCTGCAATCGCCTGCAGTGAAGACCATCCTTGCGGATACCAAATATGCCCGTGAGACCAAACTGATGGACGACTTTCTTGGGCACCTCCGCAAAGAGACTAACAAGGCCATCTATGGACCTCGTGAGGTCGAGGCGGCAGTCGACCAAGGAGCCGTGGGCCGTGGGGGCGGTGTCCTCATTATCTCAAATCGGTTGTTCCGGTCACAGGACGTGGCGGAGCGCAAACGATGGGTGTCCCTTGTTGACCGAGTCCGGGACGTCGAGGGGGGCGAAGTGCGTGTACTCAGCTCCGACCATGAGAGCGGGAGAAGACTGGACGGATTGGGAGGTGTGGCCGCTTTGTGCACGTTCCCAGTAGTCGAGGAGGACTTTGAATCGGACGAAGAACCTGCTGAAGCTAGCTGA
- a CDS encoding alpha/beta fold hydrolase encodes MPCLEVCGHSIHYADSHPNGAPKDGATIVFIHGLGSSQNYYFPILHHLTLKHRCITLDTYGSARSPYTGQAITISTIASDVIAVLDALHIPKAVVVGHSMGGLVVTLLGAQYSDRITTVVAVGPTHPSESLASTMRQRSDTVLEVGMEAMANTVPNAATGSQASPLAKAFIRELLLGQNPNGYATLCQAIAKASAIDYSRITVPFLLIAGEEDKSASLEGCKYIFDRVSSKTKKIEVLPKVGHWHCIEAPDLVGGMIAGFIERV; translated from the exons ATGCCCTGCCTCGAAGTCTGTGGGCACTCAATCCACTATGCTGATTCCCATCCCAACGGAGCTCCCAAAGACGGTGCGACCATAGTCTTCATACATGGCCTTGGCTCCTCTCAAAATTACTACTTTCCTATTCTCCACCATCTGACCCTGAAGCACCGCTGTATCACCCTCGACACCTATGGTTCTGCCCGCTCCCCGTACACGGGCCAGGCCATCACCATTTCCACCATTGCCTCGGATGTCATTGCGGTGCTGGATGCTCTACATATCCCTAAGGCCGTCGTAGTCGGCCACTCGATGGGTGGACTGGTCGTGACACTGTTGGGTGCGCAGTACAGCGATCGCATCACGACTGTAGTAGCCGTGGGCCCCACCCATCCCTCGGAGAGTCTAGCATCCACAATGCGCCAGAGGAGCGACACTGTGCTCGAGG TCGGAATGGAAGCAATGGCCAACACCGTCCCCAACGCCGCTACAGGCTCCCAAGCCTCCCCGCTCGCCAAAGCGTTCATTCGTGAGCTCCTTCTAGGCCAGAACCCGAATGGCTACGCCACGCTATGTCAGGCTATTGCCAAGGCTTCCGCAATCGACTACTCGCGCATCACAGTGCCGTTTCTGCTCATTGCCGGCGAAGAGGATAAGTCTGCGTCATTGGAAGGATGCAAATATATCTTTGACCGGGTGTCCAGTAAGACGAAGAAGATAGAGGTATTGCCCAAGGTCGGCCATTGGCACTGCATCGAGGCACCAGATCTGGTGGGTGGGATGATCGCGGGGTTTATTGAGAGAGTGTGA
- a CDS encoding tRNA 2'-phosphotransferase, with protein MSQNQRRGRGGNQSREVTISKALSLLLRHAAEKEGLKMDSQGYANVADVLAWKKLKSLKVTLPEIIHAVASSDKKRFALLHIPSAKALSDKTTTGAREGETPVCETEPSSMPTSQVPTTSAGQENATATALAVNDTDPSHFLIRATQGHSIKSVDAAAFLERLTLEDESRLPDTVVHGTYHPVWPAILQSGGLRCMGRNQVHFATGPSVESVLPAHVDGTAHSAMGSSGLNDGRVISGMRRDAQILIYIDIKKAMAAGCPFWRSENGVILSEGVDVGENQEVGDGASQKIIPLEFFDVVVERKCGLGKIWERGQTIKELPEELLQKGNPKGPKARLDGRRGSKRNG; from the exons ATGTCGCAAAATCAACGCAGGGGCAGAGGAGGTAACCAGAGCCGTGAAGTAACAATTTCCAAAGCGTTAAGTCTGCTATTGCGCCATGCGGCAGAAAAGGAAGGCCTGAAAATGGATTCTCAAGGTTATGCCAACGTGGCGGACGTG CTAGCATGGAAGAAACTCAAGTCACTTAAGGTTACGCTTCCTGAAATCATCCACGCGGTTGCTTCGTCCGACAAAAAGCGGTTTGCGCTGTTACACATCCCTTCGGCGAAGGCTCTAAGCGACAAAACAACGACTGGGGCACGCGAAGGGGAAACCCCCGTCTGCGAGACAGAGCCGAGCTCGATGCCTACATCACAAGTTCCAACCACCAGCGCGGGACAAGAGAACGCTACGGCGACGGCACTCGCCGTGAACGATACAGATCCGTCTCATTTCCTGATTCGAGCGACGCAGGGACACAGCATTAAGAGCGTGGACGCGGCCGCGTTCCTGGAGAGACTGACATTGGAAGACGAGTCGAGGTTACCGGACACTGTTGTGCACGGGACATACCATCCCGTTTGGCCGGCCATTCTGCAGTCCGGTGGGCTGCGGTGCATGGGGCGGAACCAGGTCCATTTTGCAACGGGGCCTTCCGTGGAATCCGTGCTACCTGCGCATGTAGACGGGACAGCGCACTCGGCTATGGGGTCCTCGGGTCTGAACGATGGGCGGGTAATCTCTGGGATGAGGCGAGATGCGCAGATTCTGATCTACATTGACATCAAGAAGGCAATGGCCGCGGGTTGTCCGTTCTGGCGcagtgagaatggagtcATCCTCAGTGAGGGCGTGGATGTAGGGGAGAATCAGGAGGTTGGAGATGGCGCATCGCAGAAAATCATTCCCCTTGAATTCTTTGACGTTGTTGTGGAACGGAAATGTGGGCTGGGGAAGATTTGGGAACGCGGGCAAACGATCAAGGAACTGCCGGAGGAATTGCTTCAGAAAGGCAATCCCAAGGGTCCAAAAGCACGATTggatgggaggaggggtAGTAAGAGAAATGGATGA